One region of Syntrophorhabdus sp. genomic DNA includes:
- a CDS encoding beta-ketoacyl-[acyl-carrier-protein] synthase family protein, which produces MKNAVVLARCDAITALGATGKETYGALLSGLSALTEVTRFPVGQYRARTAASIEGLSPNGHPLVYDLLDPLLKSVPPPPPDTLLTTCTTKAGIDSLERYKRGTVPDGLGTLPGDLCKRVSRTLGIPRPSVNVSAACASATVAIAQGASLIAAGMEKSVLVICADVITEFVFSGFSALQVLSPDRARPFDRSRAGLSLGEGAAFIHLVSGALAEKHFIRPVAEIAGWGVANDAFHVTAPARDGRGLCNAMHSALKRASLEKQEIAGISAHGTGTIRNDAMEIKAFHRFFSGRVPPAYSVKGAIGHTFGAAGGIEAVIATEVLRRRLLPPTVGLEEPEAAARDFVTREPTPISGDHLMVTNSGFGGISAVLILKRSSDP; this is translated from the coding sequence GTGAAAAATGCTGTCGTGCTGGCCCGGTGCGATGCCATAACCGCCCTCGGTGCGACGGGCAAGGAGACATACGGGGCTCTTCTCTCCGGCCTATCCGCCTTGACGGAGGTTACCCGTTTCCCTGTGGGGCAGTACCGGGCCCGGACGGCTGCTTCCATCGAAGGCCTCTCCCCGAACGGGCATCCTTTGGTGTATGATCTTCTCGATCCTCTCCTGAAGAGTGTACCTCCACCACCGCCGGATACACTCCTGACCACCTGCACCACGAAGGCAGGGATCGATTCTCTCGAAAGATACAAACGGGGAACCGTGCCGGATGGACTTGGCACTCTCCCGGGCGACCTGTGCAAAAGGGTATCCCGCACGCTCGGGATCCCACGGCCTTCCGTCAATGTCAGCGCCGCCTGCGCCTCTGCGACCGTGGCTATCGCGCAAGGGGCCTCGTTGATCGCGGCGGGTATGGAGAAATCGGTCCTTGTGATATGTGCCGATGTAATAACCGAGTTCGTCTTTTCGGGGTTTTCCGCCCTCCAGGTGCTCTCACCCGACCGGGCGCGGCCCTTTGACCGCTCGCGCGCCGGGCTTTCCCTGGGGGAAGGCGCCGCGTTCATCCACCTTGTGAGCGGCGCCCTGGCGGAGAAACACTTCATCCGTCCCGTTGCCGAGATTGCGGGCTGGGGAGTTGCAAACGACGCCTTTCACGTCACTGCGCCGGCCCGTGACGGCCGAGGCCTGTGTAACGCAATGCACAGCGCCTTGAAAAGGGCGTCCCTGGAGAAACAGGAGATAGCCGGCATCAGCGCCCACGGAACGGGAACCATCCGGAATGATGCGATGGAAATAAAGGCATTCCACAGGTTCTTCTCGGGCAGAGTCCCTCCCGCATACTCGGTAAAAGGGGCCATCGGCCACACCTTCGGGGCCGCCGGGGGCATAGAGGCCGTCATAGCGACAGAGGTCCTCAGGAGGAGGCTCCTCCCGCCCACCGTGGGACTCGAAGAACCCGAGGCCGCCGCTCGGGATTTCGTCACACGAGAGCCGACGCCGATATCGGGTGATCACTTAATGGTCACGAATTCCGGTTTCGGCGGGATTAGCGCGGTCCTCATCCTGAAAAGGAGCTCTGACCCATGA
- a CDS encoding radical SAM protein, which produces MRMDLIYPRWPKLKRQTPFNLPPHGPVVFAATVPEEIDITFIDENVEGHAFDDTPDIVAMSVMLTSQLPRAFEISAQYRRRGVPVIFGGIAATLHAPEVAGHSDSVFIGEAEDRFPEVIEDLKAGRLKRVYDHLENRPAIDLVGTARRDLLNRSLYNYRGVQMVDLVHASRGCRFNCFPCCVGFLGGRQFRPRPLDRVLEEMESIPNNRLFLVDNSLAQNRQWLIDLFTAMAPLKKKWVSHPIIDDDRILSLAAEAGCWYVYQAIFDTSETIRNRVKRLKDHGIGVEGTIILGTDDHDEDYIKRLVDFIQEIGVDMAEFTILTPYPHSPIRAKLEAENRVLSNNWLDYTADTVVFQPRHMTPERLQELYFYAWDTFYQSGGYQLKMGELFRKVIKKEIADGTYRRYEGHKRRHPANAGKDDMHE; this is translated from the coding sequence ATGAGAATGGACTTGATCTATCCGCGGTGGCCGAAGCTCAAAAGGCAGACCCCTTTCAACCTCCCGCCCCACGGACCGGTGGTCTTTGCCGCGACTGTCCCGGAGGAGATCGACATCACCTTCATCGACGAGAACGTCGAGGGGCATGCTTTCGACGATACGCCGGATATCGTCGCAATGTCGGTGATGCTCACCAGCCAACTCCCCAGGGCCTTCGAGATATCAGCACAGTACCGGAGAAGGGGTGTCCCCGTTATATTCGGCGGCATTGCAGCCACGCTCCACGCCCCGGAGGTCGCCGGTCACTCCGATTCCGTTTTCATCGGCGAGGCGGAGGATCGTTTTCCCGAGGTTATCGAGGACCTGAAGGCGGGTCGCCTCAAACGCGTGTACGATCACCTGGAGAACCGTCCGGCCATCGACCTTGTCGGTACGGCACGGCGCGATCTGCTGAACAGGAGCCTTTACAACTATCGCGGCGTCCAGATGGTGGACCTTGTCCACGCATCCCGGGGTTGCCGTTTCAACTGCTTTCCCTGCTGCGTCGGTTTCCTCGGAGGGCGACAATTCAGACCCCGGCCTCTTGACAGGGTATTGGAGGAGATGGAATCGATTCCGAACAACCGCCTTTTTCTCGTGGACAACTCCCTCGCCCAGAACCGTCAATGGTTGATCGATCTGTTCACCGCCATGGCCCCTCTCAAGAAAAAGTGGGTAAGCCACCCCATCATCGACGATGACAGGATACTGTCCCTCGCGGCCGAGGCGGGATGCTGGTATGTCTATCAAGCCATCTTCGACACATCCGAAACGATCAGAAACAGGGTGAAGCGCCTCAAGGACCACGGAATAGGGGTTGAGGGAACGATAATACTGGGGACCGATGACCATGACGAGGACTATATCAAGCGGCTTGTCGATTTCATCCAGGAAATCGGCGTCGATATGGCGGAATTCACGATTCTCACTCCCTATCCCCACTCTCCCATCCGGGCGAAGCTCGAGGCTGAAAACAGGGTCCTGAGCAACAACTGGCTTGACTACACCGCGGATACCGTCGTCTTCCAGCCCAGGCACATGACACCGGAACGACTGCAGGAACTCTACTTCTACGCCTGGGACACCTTTTATCAAAGCGGCGGGTATCAATTGAAAATGGGAGAACTTTTCCGCAAGGTCATAAAGAAGGAGATCGCCGACGGCACCTACCGCAGATATGAGGGCCACAAGAGGCGGCACCCTGCGAACGCCGGCAAGGACGACATGCATGAGTGA
- a CDS encoding radical SAM protein has translation MSDVLLVSPNTYSEPYPVYPLGMASMAAALRAHGHRVGQFDLFEAKGSTKELLDTICSFQPHVIGISIRNIDTTDSTDAEKWSLDRDRTLIRAVRGITPAPIVLGGPAFSIMPEAMLDYLGADHGVAGEGEDSFPALIEDIEAGTAKGGIYRMGDGSFADPERNHPLWQGGLVSSYVNRGGVIGVQTKRGCMHSCAYCPYPAIEGGNLRCKDPGSVADEVERLAMDFGVRFIFFTDSIFNEPQSNYLSIAEELIQRDIRVEWSAFFRPQAISREEILLLKRSGLSAIEVGTDAASDIALSGLNKGFGFSDAIAFNDACAREKIPCIHYVMFGCPGESMETVAEGLDNIGRLTGCIVLAFSGIRVLPGTPLHGKAIADGVLSCDNELLKPAFYYSPEIDTPLMNQKIGESFGGRRDRLFPPSRANARLRVLNTFGFRGFLWTKLLSGQ, from the coding sequence ATGAGTGACGTCCTTCTGGTCTCCCCGAACACCTACTCGGAGCCATACCCCGTCTACCCCCTGGGCATGGCATCGATGGCGGCGGCCCTGCGCGCACACGGGCACAGGGTAGGACAATTCGATCTTTTTGAGGCCAAAGGGTCAACCAAAGAGCTGCTTGACACAATTTGCTCTTTCCAACCCCATGTTATCGGCATTTCGATACGCAATATAGACACCACCGACTCCACCGACGCGGAAAAATGGAGTCTCGATCGCGACCGCACACTGATCAGGGCCGTAAGAGGAATCACCCCTGCCCCGATAGTCCTGGGAGGACCGGCATTTTCCATCATGCCCGAGGCAATGCTCGACTATCTCGGCGCAGATCATGGTGTTGCCGGCGAAGGAGAGGACTCCTTCCCGGCACTCATCGAGGACATTGAGGCGGGCACAGCAAAGGGCGGGATATACCGCATGGGCGATGGGTCTTTTGCCGACCCCGAACGGAACCACCCGCTCTGGCAAGGCGGCCTCGTCAGTTCCTATGTGAATCGGGGCGGCGTCATCGGCGTACAGACAAAGCGCGGCTGCATGCATAGTTGCGCCTATTGCCCCTACCCCGCGATAGAAGGCGGCAATCTTCGCTGCAAAGATCCCGGGTCCGTCGCCGATGAAGTGGAACGTCTCGCCATGGACTTCGGCGTAAGATTCATCTTTTTCACGGATTCCATCTTCAATGAACCGCAAAGCAACTACCTCTCCATCGCTGAAGAACTCATACAAAGGGACATCCGGGTTGAATGGTCCGCTTTTTTTCGCCCGCAGGCCATTTCCCGGGAAGAGATCCTCCTCTTGAAACGCTCAGGCCTTTCGGCGATCGAGGTTGGCACCGACGCGGCGAGCGATATTGCGCTTTCGGGATTGAACAAGGGCTTCGGTTTCTCCGATGCCATCGCCTTTAACGATGCCTGTGCCCGGGAGAAGATTCCCTGCATCCACTACGTCATGTTCGGATGCCCCGGCGAGTCCATGGAGACCGTGGCGGAAGGGCTCGATAACATAGGACGGCTCACGGGCTGTATCGTGCTGGCCTTTTCGGGTATCCGTGTTCTTCCCGGAACACCCCTTCACGGAAAGGCAATTGCCGATGGAGTCCTCTCATGCGACAATGAACTGTTGAAACCGGCGTTCTACTATTCGCCCGAGATAGACACACCTTTGATGAACCAAAAGATCGGGGAGTCCTTCGGCGGAAGGAGAGACCGGCTCTTTCCGCCATCCAGGGCAAATGCACGATTACGGGTCCTCAACACGTTCGGTTTCCGCGGTTTCTTGTGGACAAAACTCCTTTCCGGTCAATAA
- a CDS encoding radical SAM protein, translating to MRSNVLLVHPLGYSDRMADRDISRKANIMPPLGLASISAYLEARRITTRIVDCYAMPDSERVIRDHILSERPAFVGFSCTTSSFLDGVRLAALAKSVAPKTKVVFGGPHVSALKERSLRDFPVIDFAVVGEGEETFGELIERNGDESSDIKGLAYREKGGQPCFTGYRSDGLDLDTLPFPSYEKLDGFPHIYKLPLFNYPGTPNTSCVTSRGCPYSCSYCDRSVFRQTFRYNSASYLYEHLKYLKERFKIRHVNLYDDQFTLNRQRVVEFARMMIDAPLGMTFNCAARAEHVDLDLLRLMKRAGCWMISLGIETGDEGLLSMHRKNADLRMLTEKIHLIRNADIRVKGLLMMGLPGETRSSIKKSMDFVFSLPINDINISKFTPFPGTPIYRNVHELGAFEEKWEEMDCMHFLFVPKEMTRRSLEKLFTLFYRKHFMRPRILIGYISMIWRSPDSWKRFIAGILSFVNFARTSRRIAGS from the coding sequence ATCAGATCCAACGTCCTCCTCGTTCATCCCCTTGGCTACAGCGACAGGATGGCCGACCGGGACATTTCCCGAAAGGCCAATATCATGCCGCCTCTGGGACTTGCGAGCATTTCCGCCTATCTCGAGGCGAGAAGGATAACGACCCGCATAGTCGATTGCTATGCAATGCCCGATTCGGAAAGGGTCATCAGGGATCACATCCTTTCGGAACGCCCCGCTTTTGTCGGTTTCAGCTGCACAACGTCGAGTTTCCTTGACGGTGTCCGACTGGCCGCATTAGCGAAAAGCGTTGCACCCAAAACGAAGGTCGTCTTCGGCGGGCCTCACGTGAGCGCTCTGAAGGAAAGATCCCTGAGAGATTTCCCCGTTATTGATTTCGCGGTGGTTGGCGAGGGCGAAGAGACATTCGGTGAGCTCATCGAACGAAACGGGGACGAATCTTCCGATATAAAGGGCCTGGCATACAGGGAAAAGGGGGGGCAACCCTGTTTTACCGGGTATCGAAGTGACGGGCTTGACCTGGACACCCTTCCTTTTCCATCCTATGAGAAACTGGACGGGTTTCCCCATATCTACAAACTCCCCTTGTTCAATTATCCCGGCACACCGAACACCAGCTGCGTCACGAGCCGGGGTTGTCCTTACTCCTGCAGCTATTGTGACAGGTCTGTCTTCAGACAAACCTTCCGGTACAACTCGGCTTCTTATCTGTACGAGCACCTGAAATATCTGAAAGAGAGGTTTAAGATCCGCCACGTCAATCTGTATGACGACCAGTTCACGCTCAACCGGCAAAGAGTTGTTGAGTTCGCCCGGATGATGATCGACGCCCCGCTGGGGATGACCTTCAATTGCGCTGCCCGCGCCGAACATGTCGACCTGGACCTCCTGCGCCTGATGAAGAGGGCCGGTTGCTGGATGATCAGCCTCGGAATCGAGACCGGCGACGAAGGACTTCTGTCTATGCACCGAAAGAACGCGGATCTCCGGATGCTCACGGAAAAGATCCACCTTATCAGGAATGCGGATATTCGGGTCAAGGGTCTTCTGATGATGGGCCTGCCCGGAGAGACGCGCTCCAGTATCAAGAAGAGCATGGACTTCGTATTCTCGCTGCCCATCAATGATATCAATATATCCAAATTCACTCCTTTCCCCGGTACGCCCATCTATCGGAATGTCCACGAACTGGGCGCTTTTGAGGAAAAGTGGGAGGAGATGGACTGCATGCATTTTCTCTTTGTCCCGAAAGAGATGACGAGAAGGTCCCTTGAGAAGCTTTTTACACTATTTTACCGCAAACATTTCATGCGACCGAGAATACTCATCGGTTACATCTCTATGATCTGGCGGTCGCCCGACAGCTGGAAGCGGTTTATCGCGGGCATCCTGAGCTTCGTCAATTTCGCCAGAACCTCGAGGAGGATCGCCGGTTCCTGA
- a CDS encoding beta-ketoacyl synthase: MSVLLTGIGWVTPGGTGRGRDFDTPPELSGTLPRIARKAFLARPLPRFGRLDDYSRCGLAAASLALKDGGLDLWKRKRNVGIISSTITGCLHTDADYFDTVIAAGGHLASPNLFAYTLPNAFLGEAAIHFGLAGAAFAVYENPLTGMASVRFAIASIIGGECSSMLAGMCNTEGTGALGADEEHPAGSIFALLRRRNGRIAAPKAYGEIDWNEEGEVSFNGRRVDSVLSLVRMCIDGPTGAGARS, from the coding sequence ATGAGTGTGCTCCTCACCGGTATAGGCTGGGTCACGCCTGGCGGCACGGGAAGGGGACGGGATTTCGACACGCCACCGGAACTTTCCGGCACCCTTCCCCGTATTGCACGCAAAGCGTTTCTTGCGAGGCCCCTGCCACGGTTCGGAAGGCTTGATGATTACTCCAGGTGCGGTCTCGCCGCCGCCTCGCTTGCACTCAAGGATGGCGGTCTCGACCTGTGGAAGAGGAAACGGAATGTGGGGATAATCTCTTCCACCATCACCGGGTGCCTCCACACGGATGCCGACTATTTCGATACCGTCATTGCCGCCGGGGGCCATCTGGCAAGCCCGAACCTTTTTGCGTACACTCTGCCCAATGCCTTCCTCGGGGAAGCAGCAATCCATTTCGGGCTCGCGGGCGCCGCATTTGCCGTGTACGAAAACCCTCTGACGGGTATGGCCTCGGTACGTTTCGCCATTGCCTCCATCATCGGCGGTGAATGCAGCAGCATGCTTGCGGGAATGTGCAACACGGAAGGTACCGGCGCCCTGGGTGCCGATGAAGAACACCCTGCAGGTTCCATCTTCGCTCTCCTGAGGCGCCGCAACGGCAGGATAGCGGCACCGAAGGCATATGGCGAGATAGACTGGAATGAGGAAGGAGAGGTTTCTTTTAACGGAAGACGGGTCGACTCCGTCCTCTCTCTTGTCCGTATGTGCATCGATGGCCCGACCGGCGCGGGGGCACGATCATGA
- a CDS encoding acyl-CoA thioesterase: protein MVKPYFTNEKEDPEPLVVTVQRRVRFEETDPLGIVWHGRYSSYFEDARAAVGEKYGIGYMDFYRNETVAPLRIFHTDFLLPIGFQEDITIDGILRWSEAARINFEYTIRNSRGEVTTRGYSVQVMLDLNNNLLLIPPRFYEDFLLRWKEGRLR from the coding sequence ATGGTAAAACCTTACTTCACCAATGAGAAAGAAGATCCCGAGCCTCTGGTGGTAACGGTTCAAAGAAGGGTTCGGTTTGAAGAGACGGACCCCCTGGGAATCGTCTGGCACGGCCGATATTCGAGCTATTTTGAGGATGCGAGGGCCGCGGTGGGGGAGAAATACGGTATCGGCTACATGGACTTTTACCGAAACGAAACCGTAGCCCCGCTCAGGATCTTTCACACCGACTTTCTTTTGCCTATAGGTTTTCAGGAAGATATCACCATCGACGGGATACTCAGGTGGTCCGAGGCGGCCCGCATCAATTTTGAGTATACCATCAGAAACAGCAGGGGCGAGGTCACGACAAGGGGATATTCCGTACAGGTGATGCTGGACCTCAATAACAATCTCCTTCTTATACCGCCTCGATTCTACGAAGACTTTCTCCTGCGCTGGAAAGAGGGAAGGCTAAGGTGA